In a single window of the Prionailurus viverrinus isolate Anna chromosome D3, UM_Priviv_1.0, whole genome shotgun sequence genome:
- the LOC125149482 gene encoding uncharacterized protein LOC125149482, with translation MEKKFFKQVKRKKKKLSQMPQKRVVQPRSTARQSTRATASSGSLVAASRTKGAGPSAGPRGDAPQDTERAFPSVKELRTHEPFLKETEHWICGRMYPKRCWTRGPRAGRQRCKAGPVKRRIRPTRVRGRRTEEGRGSILMKGKAGFLLFHALSGHPRGLSSPEALLTLGFLWGPHHTGSCLPEFIGTRTLWGKKPALLSLYFSAPITFFGRKCFLAQKQESTFLQRKNTEVPEANVPGFYQLLLLGHNSPNAFLALRTPPPLPLCSPVGLCVDSPQPRSLHSSRDHPPPRGPTDALLGAGEVIWGPRDMTPISCRCRPAAATGPGEAVEGKVNSRSQPPQARAPIWGGKSGDGNTPTTPDSELSTPGKRGLLTLSRL, from the coding sequence atggaaaaaaaattttttaaacaagtaaaaagaaaaaaaaaaaaactctcccagatgccccagaagcgCGTCGTGCAGCCGCGCTCAACAGCAAGGCAGTCAACGAGAGCCACGGCTTCTAGCGGCTCGCTCGTCGCTGCCTCCCGGACAAAGGGGGCAGGACCCTCGGCAGGTCCCCGCGGAGACGCCCCCCAGGACACAGAGCGTGCCTTCCCCAGTGTGAAGGAACTCAGGACCCACGAGCCCTTCCTGAAGGAGACTGAGCACTGGATCTGTGGGAGGATGTACCCAAAGCGATGCTGGACTCGCGGTCCCAGAGCTGGACGTCAGCGCTGTAAAGCGGGACCCGTAAAGAGACGGATACGGCCAACCAGAGTCAGAGGACGAAGgacagaagaaggcagagggagCATATTGATGAAAGGGAAGGCCGGGTTTCTCCTTTTCCACGCCCTCTCCGGGCACCCGCGTGGGCTCAGCAGCCCGGAAGCTCTCCTGACCCTGGGATTTCTGTGGGGACCTCATCACACGGGCAGCTGCCTACCTGAGTTCATTGGCACACGAACCCTTTGGGGAAAGAAGCCTGCACTTCTGTCTTTGTACTTTTCTGCACCGATTACATTCTTTGGGAGAAAATgctttctggcacaaaaacaagaGAGTAcctttctccaaaggaaaaatacagaagtGCCAGAAGCAAACGTGCCAGGATTTTACCAGCTGTTACTGCTGGGCCATAACAGTCCAAATGCGTTCCTAGCGctccgcacccccccacccctcccactgtGTTCCCCCGTGGGCCTCTGCGTGGATTCACCCCAACCCAGGAGTCTACACAGCAGCAGGGATCACCCTCCGCCGAGGGGGCCAACGGATGCCCTTCTGGGTGCAGGCGAAGTGATCTGGGGGCCCCGAGACATGACTCCCATTAGCTGCAGATGCCGCCCTGCAGCGGCGACGGGCCCGGGAGAGGCGGTCGAGGGGAAGGTGAACTCAAGGTCTCAGCCACCCCAGGCACGGGCCCCAATCTGGGGAGGGAAGTCGGGTGACGGTAACACTCCCACCACCCCAGACTCGGAGCTCAGCACCCCCGGCAAGCGGGGTCTCCTCACGCTCAGCCGGCTGTGA